The following are encoded together in the Terriglobia bacterium genome:
- a CDS encoding KH domain-containing protein: MRMLVEQIAQALVDAPTEVQVSAIEDGDATVLELRVATTDLGKVIGKQGRTAKSIRTILGAASMKLKKRYTLDIIEDDVDDNPR, translated from the coding sequence ATGCGTATGCTTGTGGAGCAAATCGCTCAAGCTCTGGTGGATGCTCCCACGGAAGTTCAGGTGAGCGCAATTGAGGATGGTGATGCCACGGTGCTGGAACTGCGCGTGGCGACGACTGACCTGGGAAAGGTCATCGGCAAGCAAGGGCGGACGGCCAAGTCCATCCGCACCATTCTTGGCGCGGCCAGCATGAAGCTGAAAAAACGCTACACGCTGGACATCATCGAAGACGACGTAGACGACAATCCGCGATAG
- a CDS encoding PIG-L family deacetylase: MFAMRFLHIRHLRAAILAGIVLLFGVASQSDTRPLPEDRGALHLYQLLTKLKTTARFMQAVAHPDDEDGGMMTLEARGNGVSVLLFTVTRGEGGQNKFGAESSDELGILRTLELLEADKYYGVEQRFSHVADFGFSKTADETFSKWHGHDVALGDLVRAIRIFRPDVLTSRFSGTTRDGHGHHQASAILTHEAFRAAGDPSRFPEQIKEGLLPWQAKKLYLGNPPRMFSGQTVADEDYTVKLDVGEYSPLLGMAYGQFGLEGLAHQTSQGTGGIRVAPGHRYTYYKLIDSTLPKSASSHENDFFDGIDTSLVGLAARLGAGESKVPFLRPALQSLQKHVDEASKVFSMQDTSACAPHLLAGREETERLIHQLQDSQLSSAEKAELLPSLRSKLEQFQQAANEALGIFFEVTVDPPGPPPAPSYFPRMEQTMSLAVPGQTFTVTTRLYNRGKTTVLPQGGGVEAADGWNIEHLASPADPYAPLKAGDVSAAQFKLTVLEDAKYTKPYFTRGNPEIETAYSISESKYLTLPWSPYPVRAYARFTTDKGSSEASAVAKIKFVDPALGQSERPLAVGPPVSVLLTTPVAVAQVGGTSKPQIEVSVRSNVQSAVHAKLRLDTPQGWKVEPESINVDLDHDGDVNNYSFQITPQNLHEGTYQVTAKAEYNGKQYAEGFKVITRPDLDSYYAYRPATENVQAVDVKLPPKLSVGYIMGAGDEIPAVLRSVGVDIHTITPNELVSGDLGRYDTIVIGIRAYDVRTDVREQNRRLLEYVNRGGTLILQYNQSTNLFNEGHYTPFPATMSNARVSVEEQPVEILAPEEKIFSYPNKITAKDFDGWVQERGLYFMSQWDAQFKPLLACNDPGEPSQKGGMLMAHYGKGVYIYSGYAFFRQLPAGVPGAVRLFVNLLSAGH, from the coding sequence ATGTTCGCCATGCGATTCCTGCACATCAGGCACCTGCGCGCGGCCATTTTGGCCGGCATCGTTCTCTTATTCGGCGTCGCTTCACAGTCGGACACGCGTCCCCTGCCGGAAGACCGCGGCGCTCTGCATCTTTATCAGCTACTCACCAAGCTGAAGACCACCGCGCGCTTCATGCAGGCCGTGGCCCATCCCGACGACGAAGACGGCGGCATGATGACCCTGGAAGCCCGCGGCAACGGCGTGAGCGTGCTGTTGTTCACCGTGACGCGCGGGGAAGGCGGCCAGAACAAATTTGGCGCCGAGAGTTCCGACGAGTTGGGCATCCTGCGCACGCTGGAGCTGCTGGAAGCCGACAAGTATTACGGCGTGGAACAGCGCTTCAGCCACGTGGCCGACTTTGGTTTCTCCAAGACCGCCGACGAAACATTCAGCAAATGGCACGGACATGACGTGGCCCTGGGCGACTTGGTGCGCGCGATTCGCATCTTCCGTCCGGACGTGCTCACCAGCCGCTTCAGCGGCACCACGCGCGACGGCCACGGGCACCACCAAGCGTCCGCCATTTTGACGCACGAAGCTTTTCGCGCCGCCGGCGATCCCAGCCGGTTTCCTGAACAGATCAAAGAAGGCCTGCTGCCCTGGCAGGCGAAGAAGCTGTACCTGGGCAACCCGCCGCGCATGTTTTCCGGCCAGACCGTTGCCGACGAAGACTACACGGTCAAGCTGGACGTGGGTGAATACTCGCCGCTGCTGGGCATGGCTTACGGACAATTCGGGCTGGAAGGTCTGGCCCACCAGACGTCGCAAGGGACGGGCGGCATCCGCGTGGCGCCGGGTCATCGCTACACCTATTACAAGCTGATTGATTCCACGCTACCGAAGTCCGCGTCCTCGCATGAGAACGATTTCTTTGACGGGATCGACACTTCGCTCGTCGGGCTGGCCGCGCGGCTGGGCGCTGGCGAATCGAAAGTCCCGTTCCTGCGTCCCGCGCTGCAGTCGCTACAAAAGCACGTGGACGAAGCGAGCAAAGTGTTTTCCATGCAGGACACCTCGGCGTGCGCTCCGCATCTGCTTGCCGGGCGGGAGGAAACGGAAAGGTTAATCCATCAGTTGCAAGATTCGCAGCTTTCTTCCGCGGAGAAGGCCGAATTGCTGCCGTCACTGCGCAGCAAGCTGGAGCAATTTCAGCAGGCGGCCAACGAAGCCCTGGGGATCTTTTTTGAAGTCACCGTGGACCCGCCCGGCCCGCCGCCTGCGCCATCGTACTTCCCGCGCATGGAACAAACCATGAGCCTGGCGGTTCCGGGGCAGACTTTTACCGTCACCACCCGCCTCTACAATCGCGGCAAGACCACGGTGCTTCCGCAGGGAGGCGGAGTCGAGGCGGCTGACGGATGGAATATCGAACACCTTGCGTCTCCCGCAGATCCTTACGCGCCCCTCAAGGCAGGCGATGTCTCCGCGGCCCAGTTCAAACTTACCGTCCTTGAAGACGCTAAATACACAAAACCTTACTTCACGCGTGGCAATCCCGAAATCGAGACGGCCTATTCCATCAGCGAGTCCAAATACTTGACTCTCCCCTGGTCGCCTTACCCTGTGCGCGCCTACGCAAGGTTCACGACGGACAAAGGTAGCAGCGAGGCGTCCGCCGTCGCGAAGATCAAGTTTGTTGATCCCGCGTTGGGGCAGTCGGAGCGTCCGTTGGCCGTGGGCCCGCCGGTTTCGGTCCTGCTGACCACGCCGGTTGCGGTTGCGCAAGTGGGCGGCACGAGCAAGCCGCAAATTGAAGTCAGCGTACGCAGCAACGTGCAATCGGCCGTCCACGCCAAACTTCGGCTGGACACGCCGCAGGGCTGGAAGGTGGAACCGGAATCCATCAACGTTGACCTGGACCACGATGGCGATGTGAACAACTACAGCTTCCAGATCACGCCGCAGAATTTGCACGAAGGCACGTATCAGGTCACGGCCAAGGCCGAGTACAACGGCAAGCAGTACGCCGAAGGATTCAAGGTCATCACCCGGCCTGACCTGGATTCGTACTACGCATACCGTCCGGCCACGGAAAACGTGCAGGCAGTGGATGTGAAGCTGCCGCCGAAACTGAGCGTCGGCTACATCATGGGCGCGGGCGACGAAATTCCCGCAGTGCTGCGCAGCGTTGGCGTGGACATACACACCATCACGCCGAATGAGCTGGTGTCAGGCGACCTGGGCCGTTATGACACGATTGTGATTGGCATACGCGCGTATGACGTCCGCACCGACGTGCGCGAACAAAACCGCCGTCTGCTGGAATACGTGAACCGCGGCGGCACGTTGATTCTGCAGTACAACCAGAGCACCAACCTTTTCAATGAAGGCCACTACACCCCGTTCCCGGCCACCATGAGCAACGCGCGCGTTTCGGTGGAAGAGCAGCCGGTGGAAATTCTTGCGCCCGAAGAAAAGATCTTTTCTTATCCCAACAAAATCACCGCCAAGGATTTTGACGGATGGGTGCAGGAACGCGGGTTGTACTTCATGTCGCAATGGGACGCGCAGTTCAAGCCGCTGCTGGCTTGCAACGATCCGGGTGAGCCATCGCAAAAAGGCGGCATGCTGATGGCCCACTACGGCAAGGGCGTTTACATCTACTCCGGCTACGCGTTCTTCCGCCAGCTTCCTGCCGGAGTGCCCGGCGCGGTGCGGCTGTTTGTGAACCTGCTGAGCGCGGGACACTGA
- a CDS encoding APC family permease — MSQPSPATLESAQPHLVREVGLREATALNMIDMIGVGPFITMPLIVHAMGGPQAMLGWILGAFFAMCDGQVWAELGASMPEAGGSYAYLKQSFGAQKLGRLMSFLFVWQLIFSAPLSIASGCLGVAQYASYLWPALAVSHFDHPFAAMLPLVGKFEVRVLITNGTFVAMAACGLAVLLLYRRIRVIGRLSKFLWVGVMGTMLWVIVAGLTHFNAAQAFSFPPGAFRFSNGFLTGLGSAMLVAYYDYWGYYNVCFLGAEIRQPERNIPRAVLLSVAMVSVLYLLMNTAMLGVVPWQEMDRVATSGAQSFVASTVLQRTYGAWAGKTAAVLIMWVAFASVFSLLLGYSRVPYAAARDGNYFRVYAKVHSKGQFPYVSLLTLGGVAALFCIFRLIDVITGLVVIRITVQFLMQIVGLLLLRWRRPDFPRPFRMYLYPLPALLALAGFVYVLFSRKGSLRDLSYALVIVAIGVVLFLVRSRVRREWPFSGPPAHENTGAAVQ, encoded by the coding sequence ATGAGCCAGCCTTCCCCAGCAACGCTCGAGTCCGCGCAACCCCACCTGGTCCGCGAAGTCGGGCTGCGTGAAGCCACGGCGCTGAACATGATTGACATGATCGGCGTGGGGCCGTTCATAACCATGCCCCTGATCGTCCACGCCATGGGCGGGCCGCAGGCTATGCTGGGATGGATACTCGGCGCGTTCTTCGCCATGTGTGACGGCCAAGTGTGGGCGGAGCTGGGCGCGTCCATGCCGGAAGCCGGCGGTTCGTACGCGTATCTGAAGCAGAGTTTTGGCGCGCAGAAACTCGGCCGGCTGATGTCTTTTCTTTTTGTGTGGCAACTCATCTTCAGCGCGCCGTTGTCCATCGCTTCGGGATGCCTGGGCGTCGCGCAATATGCCAGCTATCTGTGGCCGGCGTTGGCGGTCTCCCACTTTGACCATCCATTCGCCGCGATGCTTCCCTTGGTCGGAAAGTTTGAAGTGCGGGTGCTGATCACCAACGGGACTTTTGTTGCGATGGCCGCCTGCGGCCTGGCTGTGCTGTTGCTCTACCGCCGCATCCGCGTGATCGGGCGGCTGTCAAAATTTCTTTGGGTCGGTGTGATGGGGACCATGTTGTGGGTGATCGTCGCCGGGCTCACGCACTTCAACGCGGCGCAGGCGTTCAGCTTTCCCCCCGGCGCATTCCGGTTTTCCAACGGGTTCCTCACCGGGCTGGGCTCGGCCATGCTGGTTGCCTACTACGATTATTGGGGATACTACAACGTGTGTTTCCTGGGCGCGGAAATTCGCCAGCCGGAGCGCAACATTCCCCGCGCCGTGTTGTTGTCGGTAGCGATGGTCAGCGTCCTTTATCTGCTGATGAACACCGCCATGCTGGGCGTGGTCCCCTGGCAGGAGATGGACCGGGTGGCAACGTCCGGCGCGCAGAGCTTTGTGGCGTCCACCGTCCTGCAACGGACGTACGGCGCATGGGCCGGCAAGACCGCTGCAGTGCTGATCATGTGGGTGGCGTTTGCCTCAGTGTTTTCGCTCCTGCTGGGATATTCGCGCGTGCCGTATGCCGCCGCGCGCGACGGCAATTATTTCCGTGTGTACGCAAAAGTCCATTCCAAAGGCCAGTTCCCGTATGTTTCTTTGCTCACGCTGGGCGGGGTGGCCGCGCTGTTCTGCATTTTCCGGCTGATTGACGTGATCACCGGCCTGGTGGTGATCCGCATTACCGTACAGTTTCTGATGCAGATCGTGGGGCTGCTGCTCCTGCGCTGGCGACGGCCTGACTTTCCGCGCCCGTTCCGGATGTATCTTTATCCTTTGCCGGCGCTGCTGGCGCTGGCCGGCTTTGTTTACGTCCTGTTTTCCCGCAAAGGGTCTTTGCGCGACTTGAGCTATGCCCTGGTGATCGTTGCGATTGGCGTGGTCCTTTTTCTGGTGCGTTCGCGTGTACGCAGAGAATGGCCATTTTCCGGCCCGCCTGCTCACGAGAATACAGGAGCGGCAGTCCAATGA
- a CDS encoding PAS domain S-box protein has product MLNRKGGKIVPKPPLCEPPELSPDIYNPAPRGLHSVDQEGIFVEINDTELQWLGYRREELVGKVNIQDLLSPVSRELFQQNFSRLKTQGEVYNVEMEFVRKDGTCLHALVSATAITDNLGNFVRSRATVFDVTEQRHEEQLKRRLAAIVESSDDAIIGETMDRIILDWNAGAEAIFGYTAEEMKGRSMAILVPSDRAEEFLEHTEQVKRGEPVRHFETVRLRKDGQEIHVSLTISPIRGPSGNPVGISTIARDITEHKKWDQALMSRERQVRQLLEAAPDAILQIDHEGRIVLANDAAEMIFGYSRSELLAMRVEQLVPEGARGAHIQHRAGYVRHPVTRPMGAGLRLKAQRKDGTQLPVEISLSPNRNGELQVIAIVRDVTERVKAEEMLRQSEEKLRQAEKLEALARLAGGTAHEFNNLLTMVLGYSELLLSAVSGNEDAVGHVDKIRAAAKRAAHLTRQLMAFGSRQAMRPELLDLNAVLVDARHALANLLGDKVETRLLPAAEPMWVWADPVQVHQIIVNLAMNARDAMSEGGKQTLALSSVDIAEQDLKRYPDLDVGPYVLLTVCDTGSGMTPEIQSRIFEPFFSTRQFGKSTGLGLAMVYGIVSQSGGAISVQSQPGQGTTFSIYLPRVTAGQMAQRRSTRPPLGALHGSETILLVEDQAHLLALTQEFLQRLGYRVLPAASAEEAMQVAAAFPGPIHMLLTDVVMPGLNGRQLAKALEASRPEMKVFYVSGFADEAFHGSGPHGRGTAFLEKPFELEELAQKVREIM; this is encoded by the coding sequence ATGCTTAACCGCAAAGGTGGAAAAATTGTGCCCAAGCCCCCGCTGTGTGAGCCCCCAGAGCTCTCACCCGACATTTATAACCCAGCGCCGCGCGGACTCCACTCCGTTGACCAAGAGGGTATTTTTGTCGAAATCAACGATACGGAGCTGCAGTGGCTCGGCTACCGCCGTGAGGAATTAGTTGGCAAGGTCAACATCCAGGACCTGCTCAGTCCTGTCAGCCGGGAGCTCTTCCAGCAGAACTTTTCCCGCCTGAAAACTCAAGGCGAGGTCTACAACGTGGAAATGGAGTTCGTCCGTAAAGACGGCACCTGCCTGCATGCTCTGGTCAGCGCCACCGCGATCACCGACAACCTTGGCAACTTCGTGAGGAGCCGGGCCACGGTGTTTGACGTGACCGAGCAACGCCATGAAGAACAACTCAAGAGGCGATTGGCGGCGATCGTGGAATCCTCCGACGATGCCATCATCGGCGAGACCATGGACCGCATCATCCTGGACTGGAACGCGGGCGCGGAAGCCATTTTCGGTTATACGGCGGAAGAGATGAAAGGCCGGTCCATGGCCATCCTGGTGCCGTCTGACCGTGCCGAGGAATTTCTGGAACATACGGAACAGGTCAAGCGGGGCGAGCCGGTGCGCCATTTTGAAACCGTCCGCCTGCGCAAAGACGGGCAAGAGATCCACGTTTCGCTCACCATTTCTCCAATCCGCGGCCCCTCTGGGAACCCGGTGGGCATTTCGACGATTGCCCGCGACATTACCGAGCACAAGAAATGGGACCAGGCCCTGATGTCGCGTGAAAGACAGGTGCGCCAGCTCCTGGAGGCCGCGCCGGACGCCATCCTGCAAATTGACCACGAAGGCCGAATCGTGCTGGCCAATGACGCCGCGGAAATGATCTTCGGGTACAGCCGTTCCGAACTGCTGGCCATGCGGGTGGAGCAACTGGTTCCCGAAGGAGCACGCGGTGCGCATATCCAGCACCGCGCGGGATACGTGCGCCATCCGGTCACCCGGCCCATGGGCGCGGGTCTGAGACTAAAGGCGCAAAGGAAAGATGGCACGCAGTTGCCGGTTGAAATCAGCCTGAGCCCCAACCGGAACGGCGAGTTGCAGGTAATTGCCATCGTCCGCGACGTGACCGAGCGCGTCAAAGCGGAAGAGATGCTGCGCCAGTCAGAAGAAAAATTGCGCCAGGCGGAAAAGCTGGAAGCCCTGGCGCGATTGGCCGGCGGCACCGCGCACGAGTTCAACAATCTGTTGACCATGGTGCTGGGCTACTCGGAACTCCTGCTGTCGGCGGTGTCAGGCAACGAAGACGCCGTCGGCCATGTGGACAAGATCCGCGCTGCGGCCAAACGCGCGGCCCACCTTACCCGCCAATTAATGGCCTTTGGAAGCCGCCAAGCGATGCGCCCGGAATTGCTGGACTTGAATGCCGTGCTGGTTGACGCCCGGCACGCGCTGGCCAACCTGCTGGGAGACAAGGTGGAAACGCGGTTGCTCCCCGCAGCGGAGCCCATGTGGGTCTGGGCTGATCCGGTGCAGGTCCACCAGATCATTGTCAATCTCGCCATGAACGCGCGCGACGCCATGAGCGAAGGAGGCAAACAGACGCTGGCCCTCTCCAGCGTTGACATCGCGGAGCAGGACCTCAAGCGGTACCCCGATCTGGACGTGGGCCCGTATGTGCTGCTCACGGTATGCGATACCGGGTCAGGCATGACTCCGGAGATCCAGTCCAGGATCTTTGAGCCTTTCTTCAGCACACGCCAGTTCGGCAAGTCCACCGGTCTGGGGCTGGCCATGGTGTATGGCATTGTGAGCCAGAGCGGAGGCGCCATCTCCGTGCAGAGCCAGCCAGGACAAGGAACTACCTTCAGCATTTACCTGCCTCGCGTGACCGCAGGGCAAATGGCGCAAAGGCGAAGCACCAGGCCGCCGCTGGGGGCCTTGCACGGCAGCGAGACCATCTTACTGGTGGAAGACCAGGCACACCTGCTGGCCCTGACCCAGGAATTTCTGCAAAGGCTGGGTTACAGGGTGCTGCCGGCAGCCAGTGCGGAAGAAGCCATGCAGGTGGCGGCCGCGTTTCCCGGCCCCATCCACATGCTGCTGACCGATGTAGTCATGCCTGGCTTGAACGGCCGCCAACTCGCGAAGGCTTTGGAAGCCAGCCGTCCGGAGATGAAGGTGTTCTACGTTTCCGGCTTCGCCGACGAAGCGTTTCACGGTTCCGGCCCCCACGGCCGCGGCACCGCGTTTCTGGAAAAGCCTTTTGAGCTGGAAGAACTGGCGCAAAAGGTAAGAGAGATCATGTAG
- the rpsP gene encoding 30S ribosomal protein S16 encodes MIRLARIGARKQPYYRVVVIDKERARNGRSVEVVGLYNPRSTPATIDLKRDRIEYWVSKGAQLSDTVSRLLAKSPAAAPAGTAA; translated from the coding sequence ATGATACGACTGGCGCGCATTGGTGCGCGCAAGCAGCCTTACTACCGCGTGGTTGTGATTGATAAGGAACGCGCCCGCAATGGCCGTTCCGTGGAAGTGGTGGGTTTGTATAACCCCCGCAGCACCCCGGCCACCATTGACCTGAAGCGTGATCGCATCGAATATTGGGTTTCCAAGGGCGCGCAGCTTTCTGACACCGTGAGCCGCTTGCTCGCCAAGTCTCCGGCTGCGGCCCCAGCAGGTACAGCGGCCTAA
- a CDS encoding MFS transporter has protein sequence MSIIPQPIAAPQSPNPPRPASPMEPPAQIQVTPSPVPDGAPQAQVHSGALAPLYEPLFRSLWIAAVISYTGSWMQNVATGWQMTSLTRSPMLVSMVQVALSLPVLLIALPAGALADLVDRRKFLLFTQASMVAASTVLGILVITGTCTPAWLLTLTFLLGVGAVMNDPAWQALTPDLVPSSKLASAVALNSAAFNIARSVGPALGGLVIARAGSGAAFLLNAVSFFGVILFLYYWKPAAREPGQAKVKVTFSGAILLGVRYVRQEKRIRAVMVRTLAFTLLASAFWALLPLIASRFGATGYGAMLAFFGLGALAGALVLAVARRRFSYDAVTAVATVLFAVALFGLVRSGTLFLSSVFAAAAGMAWISILATLNLVVQTGCPGWVRARVISMYVLVLQGGLALGSFAWGALATRSSVKSALTAAAAALIASLLLANWYRLQQSATFSEKPA, from the coding sequence ATGTCTATCATCCCCCAACCCATTGCCGCGCCGCAGAGCCCCAACCCGCCGAGGCCAGCTAGTCCCATGGAGCCCCCCGCACAAATCCAGGTGACTCCTTCGCCGGTGCCGGATGGAGCGCCGCAGGCGCAGGTACATAGCGGCGCGCTGGCGCCGTTGTATGAACCGCTGTTCCGCAGCCTGTGGATTGCCGCCGTAATTTCCTACACCGGAAGCTGGATGCAGAACGTGGCCACCGGTTGGCAGATGACGTCGCTCACCCGCTCGCCGATGCTGGTCTCCATGGTGCAAGTGGCGTTGAGTTTGCCCGTGCTGCTCATCGCGCTGCCCGCGGGAGCCCTGGCCGACCTGGTGGACCGCCGCAAGTTCCTGCTTTTCACCCAGGCTTCCATGGTGGCCGCGTCAACGGTGCTGGGGATTTTGGTCATCACCGGCACGTGCACGCCGGCGTGGCTTCTCACTCTTACTTTTCTTCTGGGCGTGGGCGCGGTGATGAATGACCCGGCGTGGCAAGCGCTAACGCCGGACCTGGTGCCCTCGTCCAAGCTGGCGTCGGCGGTCGCGTTGAACTCCGCGGCCTTCAACATTGCGCGCTCCGTGGGACCCGCGCTGGGCGGGCTGGTGATCGCCAGGGCAGGATCGGGCGCGGCCTTCCTGCTCAATGCTGTTTCATTCTTCGGCGTGATTCTCTTCCTTTATTACTGGAAGCCAGCGGCGCGCGAACCCGGCCAGGCGAAGGTGAAGGTGACTTTTTCCGGTGCCATCCTGCTGGGCGTGCGCTACGTGCGGCAGGAAAAGAGAATCCGCGCGGTCATGGTGCGCACCCTGGCGTTCACCTTGCTGGCCAGCGCATTTTGGGCGTTGCTGCCGCTGATCGCCAGCCGCTTTGGCGCCACCGGATACGGCGCCATGCTGGCTTTCTTCGGGCTGGGCGCGCTCGCCGGGGCGCTGGTCCTGGCGGTGGCGCGACGCAGGTTTTCTTACGACGCAGTCACCGCGGTGGCGACTGTGCTGTTTGCCGTTGCCCTCTTTGGCCTGGTGCGCAGCGGCACGCTCTTCTTGTCTTCAGTATTTGCGGCCGCGGCCGGCATGGCGTGGATCAGCATTCTGGCCACGCTGAACCTGGTAGTGCAAACCGGCTGTCCGGGATGGGTACGCGCGCGCGTGATCTCCATGTACGTGCTGGTATTGCAGGGCGGACTGGCCTTGGGCAGTTTTGCCTGGGGTGCGCTGGCCACGCGCAGTTCGGTGAAATCTGCCCTGACTGCGGCCGCCGCGGCGCTCATCGCGAGTTTGCTGCTGGCAAACTGGTACCGCCTGCAGCAGTCCGCCACCTTCAGCGAGAAACCAGCATGA
- the rimM gene encoding ribosome maturation factor RimM (Essential for efficient processing of 16S rRNA) — protein MHKPQQAALAHVEAEIEASVETGVRTGVKTKDDGGQSEFVTIAKVTKTQGRIGEVAAALLTDFPERFTTRKRLFALGPQGRRRELGLEDHWFHKEQVVLKFAGVDSITQAEELIGWEIQVPVSERAALEAGSVYVSDLAGCSVLDHGSEIGKVEDVQFGSGEAPLLVVRSDAGCGHKEFLVPFAAEFVESVALEQKKIFMKLPSGLLDLDAPLTEEEKQRQQQQD, from the coding sequence ATGCATAAGCCCCAGCAAGCCGCACTCGCCCACGTCGAAGCGGAGATCGAAGCGAGCGTCGAAACGGGCGTTAGAACGGGCGTCAAAACGAAAGACGACGGCGGCCAAAGTGAATTTGTCACCATTGCCAAAGTGACAAAGACCCAGGGGCGGATCGGCGAAGTAGCAGCCGCACTGCTGACCGACTTCCCTGAACGGTTTACCACGCGCAAACGGCTGTTCGCGCTCGGGCCCCAGGGCCGGCGGCGCGAATTGGGCCTGGAAGACCACTGGTTCCACAAGGAACAGGTTGTGCTGAAGTTTGCCGGCGTGGATTCCATCACCCAGGCGGAAGAGTTGATTGGCTGGGAGATTCAGGTCCCGGTGAGCGAACGGGCCGCGCTGGAAGCCGGCTCGGTGTACGTAAGCGATCTGGCAGGCTGCTCGGTGTTGGACCACGGCAGCGAAATTGGCAAGGTGGAGGACGTCCAGTTCGGCAGCGGAGAAGCGCCGCTGCTGGTGGTCCGAAGCGATGCCGGCTGCGGACACAAGGAATTTCTGGTCCCTTTTGCCGCCGAGTTCGTGGAGAGCGTGGCACTGGAGCAGAAAAAGATTTTTATGAAGTTGCCGTCCGGACTTTTAGACCTGGACGCGCCGCTGACCGAAGAGGAAAAACAGCGGCAGCAACAACAAGATTGA
- a CDS encoding DinB family protein, protein MKLNRTFFLCLLMSLATVALAQSAATAAAKPQAEQAALPVSTIVDNQLKTAEREIVGAAEAMPEEKYNFTPDNLKIQGSEYKGVKTFAEEVKHIAVTNFAFFSAVLGEKPPVDVSEDNGPASMTAKADIIKLLKDSFAMGHRACLSLTNENMGQPVPLGKGKSTRLFLSMFAAAHAFDHYGQMVEYLRMNGIIPPASRAQS, encoded by the coding sequence ATGAAACTGAATAGAACCTTTTTCCTGTGCCTGCTGATGTCCTTGGCCACTGTGGCCCTGGCCCAATCCGCCGCGACAGCGGCCGCCAAGCCGCAGGCCGAGCAGGCGGCCCTTCCGGTATCAACCATCGTGGACAACCAATTGAAGACCGCCGAGCGGGAAATTGTGGGCGCAGCTGAAGCCATGCCGGAAGAAAAATACAACTTCACGCCGGACAACCTGAAGATCCAGGGCAGCGAATACAAGGGCGTGAAGACCTTCGCGGAGGAAGTAAAGCATATCGCCGTCACCAACTTTGCATTTTTCTCGGCCGTTCTGGGCGAGAAGCCGCCCGTGGACGTCAGCGAAGATAACGGCCCGGCCTCCATGACCGCGAAAGCCGACATCATCAAACTGCTGAAGGATTCTTTTGCCATGGGACATCGCGCTTGCCTGTCACTTACCAATGAGAACATGGGGCAGCCAGTGCCGCTCGGCAAAGGCAAATCAACGCGTTTGTTCTTGTCCATGTTTGCCGCGGCGCATGCCTTTGATCACTACGGCCAGATGGTGGAGTACCTGCGCATGAACGGCATCATTCCACCGGCCAGCCGGGCACAAAGCTAA
- a CDS encoding DinB family protein, translated as MMHLRIFFVAALCSVAVSVFAQSKPPAPATFASAIDAEITNLEKQFVDAAEAMPADKFDSSPENFNLPGSEFQGVRTFGQQVKHVAADNFAIWAPLTGKPEPAGLNAPKGPVAMKSRDEVLKFLKDSLAYSHQAVRGLTAENALGLVEFRGSKVTRISLVVLALTHISDHYGQMAEYLRMNGIVPPASNMKGMQMQMTKPSGK; from the coding sequence ATGATGCACTTGAGAATATTCTTCGTCGCTGCGCTCTGCAGCGTCGCCGTAAGCGTGTTTGCCCAGAGCAAACCGCCAGCTCCCGCAACTTTCGCCAGCGCGATTGACGCTGAAATCACGAACTTGGAGAAACAGTTTGTGGACGCCGCGGAAGCCATGCCCGCTGACAAATTCGATTCCAGCCCGGAAAATTTCAACCTGCCGGGCAGTGAGTTCCAAGGCGTCCGCACATTTGGGCAGCAGGTGAAGCACGTTGCCGCTGACAACTTTGCCATCTGGGCGCCGCTGACCGGCAAACCGGAGCCCGCGGGACTCAACGCCCCGAAAGGGCCTGTGGCGATGAAGTCCCGGGACGAAGTCCTCAAGTTCCTCAAAGACTCGCTCGCTTACAGCCACCAGGCGGTGCGCGGGCTGACAGCGGAAAATGCGCTGGGTCTGGTGGAATTTCGCGGCAGCAAAGTCACGCGAATTTCGCTGGTAGTGCTGGCGCTGACCCACATCAGCGACCATTACGGACAAATGGCCGAGTACCTGCGTATGAACGGCATTGTTCCGCCGGCCAGCAACATGAAGGGCATGCAGATGCAGATGACCAAGCCCAGTGGCAAGTGA